The following coding sequences are from one Candidatus Nitronereus thalassa window:
- the rsmI gene encoding 16S rRNA (cytidine(1402)-2'-O)-methyltransferase has translation MSGKLYIVSTPIGNLEDLTYRAHRILQEANIIAAEDTRHTQKLCLHYGIGTTLTSYHDYNKEEKTPVLLEKIREGQSIALVSDAGTPLISDPGYYLLTRTIAAGFTVVPIPGPSAILTALAASGLPTDAFRYEGFLPKKSGARSRMLQTLAEESRTIILFETPHRIKATLEEIQECFGTRPLVLARELTKTYEEIIRGSAEEILGKYQTLKPKGEMTLLIAGKPKAKKLPKRKMGPNPHPFGLKSDDELHKAPE, from the coding sequence ATGAGCGGCAAATTATACATCGTGAGTACCCCTATCGGGAACCTGGAGGACCTGACATACCGGGCCCATCGTATTCTCCAAGAGGCTAATATCATTGCGGCTGAAGACACTAGGCATACACAAAAACTCTGCCTTCATTATGGAATTGGTACAACGCTTACAAGTTATCACGATTACAACAAAGAAGAGAAAACCCCGGTGCTTCTGGAAAAAATTCGAGAAGGCCAATCCATTGCTCTGGTGTCTGATGCAGGCACACCATTAATTTCCGATCCGGGATACTATCTCCTGACTCGAACTATAGCCGCCGGTTTCACGGTAGTTCCAATCCCAGGCCCCTCAGCAATTCTCACCGCTCTGGCAGCATCAGGATTGCCCACAGATGCCTTTCGATACGAAGGGTTTTTGCCAAAGAAATCAGGGGCAAGGTCTCGAATGTTACAAACTTTAGCGGAGGAATCCCGAACAATTATTCTTTTTGAAACCCCTCATCGAATTAAAGCCACATTGGAAGAAATCCAAGAATGTTTTGGGACTCGACCATTAGTCCTCGCTCGAGAATTGACAAAAACCTATGAGGAAATCATTCGAGGAAGTGCTGAAGAAATATTGGGAAAATACCAGACTCTAAAACCAAAGGGCGAGATGACTTTGCTGATCGCGGGAAAACCAAAGGCAAAAAAACTTCCCAAACGGAAAATGGGCCCTAATCCTCACCCTTTTGGATTAAAATCCGATGATGAACTCCATAAGGCTCCTGAATAA
- a CDS encoding sulfurtransferase TusA family protein, which yields MSNKIKVQTELDLRGVICPYNFVKTKLQLDRMQAGDILAVVLDDGEPIKNVPQSLRNEGHAVLIQEPYGVHHRILIQKGED from the coding sequence ATGAGTAACAAGATTAAAGTTCAAACGGAATTAGATTTGCGAGGAGTCATTTGTCCATATAATTTCGTAAAGACGAAATTGCAATTGGATAGGATGCAGGCGGGGGATATTTTAGCGGTGGTCTTGGATGATGGCGAGCCAATAAAAAATGTTCCTCAAAGTTTACGTAATGAGGGGCATGCTGTTCTTATTCAGGAGCCTTATGGAGTTCATCATCGGATTTTAATCCAAAAGGGTGAGGATTAG
- a CDS encoding Fe(2+)-trafficking protein: protein MAEIQCLKCEKTSEMMTEPLFMGKLEQEIKNSVCEACWTEWNKPGGVKTMVINEYQLNLGDENGRAALKKQMRAFFKLPDAGVEFKDYRT, encoded by the coding sequence ATGGCCGAAATTCAATGTTTAAAATGCGAAAAGACTTCAGAAATGATGACTGAACCCTTATTTATGGGAAAATTAGAACAAGAGATAAAAAATAGCGTCTGCGAGGCCTGTTGGACGGAATGGAATAAACCCGGTGGCGTAAAGACCATGGTCATCAATGAATACCAACTTAATCTAGGGGATGAAAACGGTCGCGCTGCACTCAAAAAACAAATGCGAGCCTTTTTTAAACTTCCCGATGCAGGTGTTGAATTTAAGGACTATCGAACGTAA
- a CDS encoding YqgE/AlgH family protein → MNTPLGKGIFLVATPSLRDPNFRQTVVLLCEYGTEGALGVVVNRPTEMNITEVLPQVPILEGQSHMVFSGGPVQQNHLLVLYKTPEGPENTHHVFDGVYLGGNMEILEEIVKNPFSPDNFRAFMGYSGWAPGQLEAEMETGSWLTLPADSSFMFDREHTRLWGDILRSLGNQYEMYGDMPVDPNMN, encoded by the coding sequence ATGAATACGCCACTTGGAAAAGGCATTTTTTTGGTCGCCACCCCAAGCCTCCGGGATCCCAATTTTCGACAGACGGTCGTGTTACTTTGTGAATATGGAACCGAAGGCGCATTGGGGGTGGTGGTCAACCGTCCAACGGAAATGAACATCACAGAAGTCTTGCCTCAGGTCCCGATTTTAGAAGGCCAGAGCCACATGGTGTTTTCAGGCGGCCCCGTTCAGCAAAATCATCTTTTGGTGTTGTACAAAACCCCCGAAGGACCTGAAAATACACATCACGTGTTTGATGGTGTGTATCTTGGGGGCAACATGGAAATACTAGAAGAAATTGTGAAAAACCCATTTAGCCCAGATAATTTTCGCGCGTTCATGGGGTACTCCGGATGGGCACCTGGGCAACTAGAAGCTGAAATGGAAACCGGCTCATGGCTCACCTTGCCGGCTGACTCTTCTTTTATGTTTGACCGAGAACATACCCGGCTTTGGGGGGATATCCTCCGATCGTTGGGGAACCAATATGAAATGTATGGGGACATGCCTGTCGATCCTAATATGAACTAA
- the uvrA gene encoding excinuclease ABC subunit UvrA encodes MKNGQDKDAIIIQGARQNNLRNVSVSIPHNAVTVVTGVSGSGKSSLAFDTLFAEGQWRFVESLSTYTRMFIERLDRPEVDHIENIRPAIAIEQKNSVRTARSTVGTATEISDHLRLLFSKIGRPICPKCQVEVRADLPDAIVDELLERYPQGRVMVLFPFSECKALPKSSIAEVLLQRGFVRVLVKDKVLSLDGSDSLPHRWPKQFFVILDRLVLRQDNRTRLMEAVEAAYREGDGQCRVAVIDGGSFQYNAEAQCRSCGYKAVPPRPVSFSYNHPLGACLECKGFGNVLQYDEALVVPDQTRSLMAGAIEPWTKPSAALWQHQLLRGAKRYGIDITMPYQKLSEEHRALIWKGAKGLKGVDQFFEALERKRYKMHVRVFLSRYRSPVQCLVCHGSRLKPEALHVTIHGMNIHEVSQLSIGQVSQWLNDLPISDFESSLTKDLIPRLQLKFDFLVRVGLEYLTLLRETRSLSGGEAQRIALANQLGAHLVGSLYVLDEPTIGLHARDTAMLATILRELAHRGNTIVVVEHDRQVIEQADHVIELGPLAGEQGGTIVCSAPRNEFLRHPDALTARFLRGDEQILIPQMRRPDSGQFIILHGAQENNLQHLTVRFPLGMLVCVTGVSGSGKSTLVAQTLYRAMARAFGLEFLPMGRFDKIEGLSQVSTVRMINQDPIGRTPRSNPITYMKGFQHIRQLFASTFDAKQRGLTASHFSFNSGLGRCQRCQGNGLEKLEMYFFEDLYVTCEACEGRRFNSDVLHVRWRGYSIHDILDLTVREAQQVFRGSSGALSRVLDLLIDLGLGYLRLGQSAPSLSGGEAQRLKMAAELATVNGTKKSGKVQSFSSQAKGVLYILDEPTTGLHLADVRNLLQVLEKLVDAGNSVIVVEHQLDVIKSADWVIDLGPGGGHQGGRIVAEGRPEDVMENEFSFTGKFLRKAVA; translated from the coding sequence ATGAAAAACGGACAAGATAAAGACGCGATCATAATTCAGGGAGCGCGACAGAACAATCTTCGCAATGTATCCGTGAGTATCCCTCACAATGCGGTCACGGTGGTGACGGGAGTGTCGGGATCCGGAAAGTCGTCGCTAGCGTTTGATACGTTGTTTGCTGAGGGGCAATGGCGGTTTGTCGAATCGCTTTCTACTTACACGCGAATGTTTATTGAGCGACTGGATCGGCCTGAGGTTGATCACATCGAGAACATTCGTCCAGCGATTGCCATTGAACAGAAGAATTCGGTTCGAACGGCGCGTTCGACTGTCGGGACCGCCACTGAAATATCTGATCATCTACGCCTTTTGTTTTCCAAAATCGGTCGTCCCATTTGTCCAAAGTGTCAGGTCGAAGTTCGTGCTGATCTGCCGGATGCCATTGTTGATGAGTTACTTGAGCGATATCCGCAGGGCCGGGTAATGGTGTTGTTTCCTTTTTCAGAATGTAAGGCCCTGCCCAAATCTTCAATTGCTGAGGTGTTACTTCAACGGGGATTTGTCCGTGTTCTAGTAAAGGACAAAGTGCTCTCCCTCGATGGCTCGGATTCCCTACCCCATCGTTGGCCAAAACAATTTTTTGTGATCTTGGATCGATTGGTGTTACGCCAGGATAATCGCACTCGATTGATGGAAGCGGTAGAGGCCGCCTATCGAGAAGGCGACGGCCAATGCCGCGTGGCTGTAATTGACGGTGGCTCATTTCAATACAACGCAGAAGCGCAATGTCGATCTTGTGGATACAAGGCGGTGCCGCCACGGCCGGTTTCGTTTTCATACAATCATCCTTTGGGTGCCTGTCTGGAATGCAAAGGGTTTGGCAATGTGCTGCAGTATGACGAAGCCTTGGTCGTGCCAGATCAAACACGATCATTGATGGCAGGGGCGATCGAGCCCTGGACCAAGCCATCTGCTGCATTGTGGCAACATCAATTGCTTCGTGGAGCCAAAAGGTACGGGATCGATATCACGATGCCATACCAAAAACTCAGTGAAGAACATCGGGCGCTGATATGGAAAGGGGCGAAGGGCCTGAAAGGAGTCGACCAGTTTTTCGAAGCCTTGGAGAGGAAACGATACAAGATGCACGTGCGGGTATTCCTGAGCCGGTATCGAAGTCCCGTGCAATGTCTGGTTTGTCACGGAAGTCGGCTCAAGCCTGAGGCGCTTCATGTCACCATCCATGGCATGAATATTCATGAGGTTTCGCAGCTTTCGATCGGGCAAGTCAGCCAATGGCTGAATGATCTTCCTATCTCGGACTTCGAGTCTTCCCTCACGAAGGATCTGATTCCCCGCTTGCAACTTAAGTTCGATTTTCTCGTGAGGGTCGGGTTGGAGTATCTCACGCTGTTGCGTGAAACCCGTTCGCTCTCCGGCGGAGAAGCACAGCGGATTGCTCTGGCGAATCAATTGGGGGCACACCTTGTTGGCTCATTGTACGTATTGGATGAGCCAACAATCGGCCTGCATGCCCGAGATACGGCCATGTTGGCCACAATTTTGCGAGAACTGGCGCACCGTGGGAATACTATTGTGGTCGTGGAGCACGATCGTCAGGTGATCGAGCAGGCCGATCATGTAATAGAGCTTGGCCCATTGGCTGGTGAACAAGGCGGCACAATCGTGTGCTCAGCCCCTCGCAATGAATTTCTTAGACATCCTGATGCGTTGACAGCTCGGTTTCTTCGAGGTGACGAGCAAATCCTTATTCCGCAGATGCGTAGGCCAGATAGCGGACAATTTATCATTCTGCACGGGGCTCAGGAGAATAATCTTCAACACCTGACCGTTCGATTTCCATTGGGGATGCTCGTCTGTGTAACCGGAGTCTCTGGTTCTGGAAAAAGCACGTTAGTGGCGCAGACATTATATCGGGCGATGGCGAGGGCGTTTGGGCTTGAGTTTTTGCCGATGGGTCGTTTTGACAAAATCGAAGGGCTCAGTCAGGTGTCGACAGTTCGGATGATCAATCAAGACCCCATTGGACGAACCCCGAGATCAAATCCCATCACTTATATGAAAGGGTTCCAACACATTCGGCAACTCTTTGCCTCGACGTTTGATGCCAAGCAACGTGGGCTAACGGCATCGCATTTTTCGTTTAATTCAGGGTTAGGTCGGTGCCAACGGTGCCAGGGGAATGGGTTGGAAAAACTCGAAATGTATTTTTTTGAAGATTTATATGTGACGTGTGAGGCCTGTGAAGGCCGACGGTTTAATTCCGACGTGCTGCACGTTCGCTGGCGTGGTTATTCCATTCACGACATCCTCGACCTGACAGTTCGAGAAGCTCAACAGGTGTTTCGCGGGTCCTCTGGTGCATTATCACGTGTGTTGGATCTTTTGATTGACCTGGGTTTGGGGTACCTTCGCCTCGGTCAATCGGCGCCCAGTCTTTCGGGAGGTGAAGCGCAGAGGCTCAAAATGGCGGCAGAGCTGGCTACGGTGAATGGAACAAAGAAATCTGGGAAGGTGCAGAGTTTTTCTTCCCAGGCCAAGGGAGTATTGTATATTTTGGATGAACCAACCACTGGGCTTCATCTGGCCGATGTGCGAAATTTATTGCAGGTGTTGGAAAAATTGGTCGATGCCGGGAATTCAGTGATCGTGGTCGAACACCAGCTCGATGTTATCAAGTCAGCCGACTGGGTTATTGATCTTGGTCCTGGAGGTGGCCATCAGGGTGGAAGAATTGTGGCGGAGGGGCGGCCTGAGGATGTGATGGAAAATGAGTTCTCTTTCACTGGGAAGTTTTTACGGAAGGCTGTGGCCTAA
- the crcB gene encoding fluoride efflux transporter CrcB: MAFQIFLVGIGGFMGSVFRFLLSGFVHRMVPLAEFPLGTLAVNVLGCLLIGVLNGLSETRQIIGPDLRIFLMIGMLGGFTTFSTFGSETLALIRDAALVQAMANVTVQVFFGLIAVWLGDMLGRVV; this comes from the coding sequence ATGGCATTTCAAATATTTTTAGTGGGCATTGGCGGATTCATGGGGTCGGTGTTCCGATTCCTCTTGTCAGGATTCGTTCACCGGATGGTACCGCTCGCAGAGTTCCCTTTGGGAACCTTGGCGGTTAATGTTCTGGGATGCTTGCTCATTGGCGTATTAAACGGCCTATCTGAGACTAGACAGATAATTGGACCGGATCTTCGAATTTTTTTAATGATCGGTATGCTTGGCGGGTTTACGACTTTCTCGACCTTTGGCTCTGAGACCCTTGCACTGATTCGAGATGCAGCCCTTGTGCAAGCCATGGCCAATGTGACAGTACAAGTCTTCTTTGGCCTCATCGCAGTATGGCTCGGGGATATGCTGGGTCGGGTAGTTTGA
- a CDS encoding ROK family protein, which yields MKKKTKASKHRNPNPKKSVRTLAIDIGGTGVKAIVLDDKGHPVTERGRIVTPRPATPQAILDTIAELAKGQGVFDRVSIGFPGVVRKGVTITAPNLDPSWKGFDLVHHVEQWLGKPVRAANDADVQGFGAIQGEGVELVVTLGTGFGSALFVDGRLVPNLEIAHHPFRSKKTYEEELGDKVLKEIGKKKWNHRLKLAIESLEALFNYDRLYMGGGNAKKVTLELPENVTLISNVAGLLGGIAFWQMDESPLVKMKVARS from the coding sequence ATGAAGAAAAAAACCAAGGCAAGCAAACACCGAAACCCCAACCCCAAAAAGTCCGTGCGGACCTTGGCCATTGATATTGGGGGGACCGGAGTGAAGGCCATCGTGTTGGATGATAAAGGCCACCCTGTGACGGAGCGTGGGCGTATTGTTACGCCTCGGCCTGCGACGCCTCAGGCCATTTTGGATACCATTGCGGAATTAGCCAAAGGCCAAGGCGTGTTTGATCGTGTGTCGATCGGATTCCCTGGTGTCGTTCGCAAGGGTGTGACTATCACAGCGCCGAATCTGGATCCTTCCTGGAAAGGGTTTGATCTGGTTCATCATGTTGAGCAATGGCTCGGAAAGCCGGTTCGAGCTGCCAACGATGCTGACGTGCAGGGGTTTGGCGCGATTCAGGGCGAAGGAGTGGAATTAGTCGTGACCTTGGGGACGGGCTTTGGCTCGGCGTTATTTGTGGATGGAAGGCTCGTGCCGAATTTGGAAATTGCTCATCATCCCTTTCGAAGCAAAAAAACCTATGAAGAGGAATTGGGAGATAAGGTGCTTAAAGAGATAGGCAAAAAGAAATGGAATCATCGTTTGAAGTTGGCCATCGAGTCTCTTGAAGCGTTGTTTAATTATGACCGGTTGTATATGGGTGGGGGCAATGCCAAAAAGGTGACCTTGGAGTTGCCTGAAAATGTGACGCTGATTTCTAATGTGGCGGGGTTGTTGGGGGGCATTGCTTTTTGGCAAATGGATGAGAGCCCTTTGGTGAAAATGAAGGTCGCACGTTCTTGA
- a CDS encoding sulfite exporter TauE/SafE family protein — MELALSADWFLAGDPASSLIANSLLFLLGVFVGILNVVAGGGSFLTLPLLIFLGLPPSVANGTNRVGIFFQNLVAVWSFHRHKVLDWQALRWAVMPAVAGAPLGTWLALSLQEATFQKLLAFFMVGITLWTLWGPQGGRPMAGTHSSPVRGVITASGFFLIGVYGGFVQAGVGFLILAMTSVLGLNLVQGNGVKVLTVLGFTSLSLLLFVWQGKVHWPLGLALAGGTVLGGLIGVRLTILKGHEWVRHVVTVMVIVFALRLWFTA, encoded by the coding sequence ATGGAACTTGCCCTATCAGCTGACTGGTTCTTGGCCGGCGACCCAGCTTCATCACTAATTGCCAATAGCCTCTTATTTTTGTTGGGAGTATTTGTGGGAATATTAAATGTGGTCGCGGGTGGTGGTTCTTTTCTCACCTTGCCATTGTTGATTTTTCTTGGTCTGCCGCCCTCTGTGGCCAATGGCACCAATCGTGTTGGAATTTTTTTTCAGAACCTAGTTGCAGTGTGGAGCTTTCACCGGCATAAGGTGCTTGATTGGCAAGCCTTACGATGGGCCGTGATGCCGGCGGTGGCCGGTGCCCCATTAGGAACGTGGCTTGCTCTTTCCCTTCAAGAAGCGACTTTCCAAAAGTTGTTGGCTTTTTTTATGGTTGGGATTACGCTGTGGACTTTGTGGGGTCCCCAAGGAGGCAGGCCTATGGCTGGGACTCATTCTTCTCCGGTGCGAGGAGTTATCACGGCATCCGGGTTTTTTTTGATTGGAGTGTATGGCGGTTTTGTCCAGGCAGGAGTGGGGTTTTTAATTTTGGCGATGACATCGGTGTTGGGTTTGAATCTGGTCCAGGGCAATGGGGTGAAGGTTTTAACGGTACTGGGGTTTACAAGTCTGTCTCTCCTGTTGTTTGTGTGGCAGGGAAAGGTGCATTGGCCGTTGGGGCTGGCTTTGGCGGGAGGCACGGTATTGGGTGGGTTGATTGGAGTGAGATTGACGATTCTCAAAGGGCATGAGTGGGTACGTCATGTTGTGACCGTTATGGTAATAGTGTTTGCTCTTAGACTTTGGTTTACGGCGTAA